CTTGATTTATTTTACCTATATtcttataaaaaattaatattttaataatatatttgtttaaatttattaaaaactcAAAACTAACAAATATTATAAAAATCACACTcacttttcatttaaaaaaaattaaaatataaaaaatataatatattagaaATATAATACACAATTAATATAGGAAAAAtcctatatttttaaattaatacaacAAATACATCTTAAAACTAATCAATATTACTTTAATAATTATCTATTGTAATGATAAACATTGTAATTTTATTGAATgcacaaatttccaaatctgaaaactGAGAGAGAGCTTGACAAAAGAAATTTGTGCCAATTTAATCAAATCTCTTAGGTATCAGTAGCCCATTCGATCTGGTGTTGTTGCAAATTAAAAGAGCAGCTGGTCCAACTGCAGAAGTAGTAGTTGAGTTGAGGCGAATCGGAACTTGAGTATTATGTATGCATCTCTCCACCGGCTGTATAGTGAATATGAATCAGACATCATCACTTCTGGGAGAAATGCAATGAGAAGGAGAAGGCGCAGCGCTGGAGGAGGGAACAAAATCCAAACATATTCCTTGAAATGAATCCATACaagaaaaaccattgaagggagATGACAAATAATTTAGCCCGTTTCATTGCTGAGAGCTAGGGTTTTTCCCTGGCTATGCATATTTTCTGAGATACAAAACCCTACCATTCCAGTGAGAAAAATGATATGAAAAAGTTATGTCGATGTCGATGTGGATATGGGTGCTCCTCGCAGCCAAAAAAGTAACCTTTTTTCGGGGATTCCCATCATCCAATGTAAGTAAAGAGTTTTTGCGTTCTCCTGCGTGTGCTTTTTCTGGGAAGAATCAGTACATATCTGTTGCTTTGAGTATAAATGGTAAAGGAAATAGTAATAGTAGTGGAAATGAAGAGGCAAATACAATGCCGAATGGTGATCTAGTGCAGCAAGTTTGTAAAATAATCTGCCAAAATGGGTGGCAAAAGGATGAGAGTGCCAGTGTCGTAAAAAATTTAAGTTGGAGATTAACCCCGGAAGATATACACAAGGTTTTAGAAAATCGGAGCAGTTACAGTCCAAGGTCTGCCCTGCAGTTCTTTTACTGGATGCAGCGACAGCGGCCTGGATACAAGCATAGCGTGGATTGCTATGTGACCGTGCTAAAGATGCTCTTGAGGGAGAGGGAAATGGGCAAGGCAGAGAATTTGAGAATAGCCATGATCAAGGGGTGTACCGAAGTGGAGGAAATGGAAAGGGCTATGGAATTCTTGTTTTTGTTGCACAACCAAGGTGATTTCAAGTTCACTCTCCAAGCTTATAATTCTCTTTTAGTCATGCTAGCAAGGCTCGATATGGTCACTGCAGCACAGGGTGTTTATGAGGATATGATCAAGAGTGGAATTAAGCTAGTCCCTATGACATTCAATACTATGATAAATGCCTTGTGCAAGCATGGTAAGGTACAAGAGGCCCAGCTTGTATTGGGAAAGTTTCTTCAGGAAGGTTGGTATGCTAACACTTTCACCTACACCTCCTTTGTCCTCGGTCACTGCAGGAACGGCAATGTGGATCAAGCATTCAGGGTTTTTCGCAAAATGCAGAAAGAAGAGGCTTGTGCTCCCAATTCTGTCACTTATACTAATCTTATAAATGGTCTCTTCACTGTGGGTAGAATAGAGGAGGCTTTTCAAATGTTGGTTGAGATGGTAGAGAATGGAATCGAGCCTACAGTTCACACCTATACTCTGCCCATCACAATTCTTTGTGAAAGAGGACAGTTGCAGGAGGCACGTGATTTATTAAGGTACATGGTTGAGAGAGGATGCCAACCCAACATTCATACTTATACTACATTGATCAACAGCTTGTGCAAAGCAGATAGGCTGGACGAGGCAAACGAATTATTTGATAATATAGTAAAACAAGGCGTAAGGCCTAATGTAGTCACTTACAATGCTCTTATTTATGGCCTCTGCAAAAAAAATAAGGTCGATGCTGCATTTGAGCTTCTACAAAAAATGGAGAAGAGTGCTTGCAAACCAAATACTCAAACATTTAATGAACTTATCGACGGACTATGCAAGGAAGAGGGAATGCATAAGGCCATGTTGCTTTTTGATAAAATGTCCAAAATGGGTTTGTCTCCTACACCTGTCACATTTAATACATTAATTGATGGCTATTGCAAAACGGGAAACCTGGAAAATGCATTTAGGCTGTTTGACATGATGCAGAAAACTGGATGTGAGCCTAACCTTTACACCTATACTGAACTGATTAAAGGACTTTGTAGGAAGGGGATGCTGGATCGGGCCAATGATTTATTTGTTAATTTGTCTGAGAAAGGCTTGATACCAAACGAAGTAACTTACACTGCATTAATTGATGGCTACTGCAAGCATGGCCAAGTTCACAAAGGCCTCAAGTTGATAGCCCAGATGAAGAAAAATGGTTATGAACCGAATGCTGATACTTACAATGCACTCATTAATGGGCTATGCAAGGACGATAAGCTTTCTGAGGCAGACAATTTATTTCACAGAATGGTAGAGGATGGCGTGGTTCCCACTGTGTACACTTACACAGACCTGATTCATGCATTTTGCAAAGCAAATAAGATGGATCAAGCATTTAAACTTTTTGAGGAAATGAAAAATTGTGAGTGTGAACCAGATGCCCACACATATAGTGCTCTTATTTATGGCCGTTGCAGAGAAGGAAAGTCAGTAGAAGCAGAATTgcttcttggagaaatggaggaAAAAGGCCTTAAACTAGATCAAGTAACTTATAACACTCTCATTGATACTAACATTCAAGCAGGTGAAATTAATCATGCTTTCGGTATTCTGAGAAGAATGATCAGGAATAAATGCCAACCTGATTATCTGACTTACCATTTGCTTATGATTGGGCTCAGGGGGGTGGCAAAAAGCATTGCCAGAGAACACGCAACACTTGACGTGAACCCTAAAGTTAATGATATTCATCTTCCTAGCATGCTTATTGATAAAATGGTAGAATATGATTGCCAACCTACTACTGGTACCTATGCTGTTTTGGTAGCTGGATTATGCAAAGTCGGAAGGTTGTATGAGGCAGACAAGTTGGTCCAAAGTATGCGAGAAAGAGGCTTGGTTCCCAATGGATCAATAAATGCCTCTCTTGCAATGGGGTATTGCCAAGAAGGGAAATCTGCACGTGCCTTGAAGATTTTAGAATCGATGGTTAAAAATGGGTTTGAACTTAGCCTATCTATATGCAACGCAGTGCTTACTGGTCTTTATAGAGAAGGAAATAAAACAAAGGCAGACATATTTTTTGATGATGTTATTATCAGCAGTTTTAGTTCTGATGAAATTACTTGGACCGTGCTCATTGATGGGCTTCTCAAAGAAGGTGCAATTGATGTTTGCCTGAAGCTGCTAGAGAGGATGGAGGAGAGAGGCTCTGAGCCTAGTGTCCAAACATATTCTCTATTAACTAGAGAACTTTTTAAACAAGATAAGACAATGGAAGCAAAAGCACTTGTTGATAAGATGATGGAGAAGGGTTTTGTTATGGAAGAAGCTCTTCCATGTTGACTTTAATGAATTGCATATCTATTTTGTTGCTTAATTCAAAATAGCACACCTTCGAGGCAAATAAAAGTCAAATACACCAAGTCAATTGGCATCTTCCTTGCAATCATCAAATGTTTCTCCACAAGAAGTTATGAATGCCTATTTTGAAGCTCTCTTTGATGGTGCAAGGAAAGGGCGTTCAAAAGAGGTAAGTAAAATAAATAGCTCAAGTTGTGCAAGATGAAAATTCTCAGAAGCTGCTGCTTGGTGTGCCGGAGGCATTTTGTAACCTTGTTCATTTTGAAGCTGTGAAGCAGATTCCTTCAGTTCTGAAGTTCCTGTACGATGAGGAGATATTGAAGGTAGAAATTATTTATGATTCATTCGATAAATGTACTCCAGAGGCTGAAAAGATGTAATCTCCAATTTGGAAATACTATCAAACCATTTGTTGAATGGTTGAAGAATACAGATGCTGAATCAGATAAGGATTAAGAATCTTCTTGCTTTGCTACATCTGTAGCACTTCTGACTAATTCTTTTAAAGGAATTTTATCACACTCTCTTCTCAAATAATGATTCTGCCCTGTGCAGCTTTATCTTTATGGTTTCTAGCATTTTCTGAATATCGTTTTTACCAGTATTTCTGAAGAAGACATCCTAATGAATTAGTTTTACATTCAGGGTTTCAGATATCTGTTGATTATCTTTAATATAAATTACTTATGAAGCAGACAGTTTTATGTATCGGTTTTATGTTTAGAGTTTCTAGAATGTCAAAGTTCTGACATATCTATTACGTTTGTCCTAGTTTTGTACAGCACTCATTCTGCACCATACCCATTATTTTGTTGTAATTTCCCTCtcccaaaccctagccacgttctCAGAGATGGCGTTTGGACAAATTATAGGGGTGTGTTGCCTTTTCTTGGGTTACCCCTAGCCAATTGCAGCTTGCACAAATTGCAGCTTGATCAGAGAGGGCagattacttaaaaaaaaaaatagtgtgtTCCCAGCCTGCTCCGTGCCTGTTGTTTTGTTGTGATTTCCCTCACCCAAACCAGAGATGCTTTCCCAGAGATGCTGCTTAGAAAAATTATGGGGGtgcatggattgtggaaaactcTACATtgaactagcacttgcaccaaaaggaggtgcaatggtttTGCTGATTGTAATTTATGTATTACGTCTTTTGATAGGTATACCGTATATATGATACATTAGAAGTGTGTACCAATCATTGCTAATCATTTAGAGGGCTTGATAGAACATTAGGTGATGACCCTTTACATGAGCGATATTATTTATAGGCATCGATAGAACATTAGATGGTGAGCTTTGACATAAGTCATCGAAGCAATCCATGTCCATTGACATTTGCAGCATTGTTTTTTTTGTCAAG
The nucleotide sequence above comes from Cryptomeria japonica chromosome 11, Sugi_1.0, whole genome shotgun sequence. Encoded proteins:
- the LOC131041352 gene encoding pentatricopeptide repeat-containing protein At5g65560, whose amino-acid sequence is MSMSMWIWVLLAAKKVTFFRGFPSSNVSKEFLRSPACAFSGKNQYISVALSINGKGNSNSSGNEEANTMPNGDLVQQVCKIICQNGWQKDESASVVKNLSWRLTPEDIHKVLENRSSYSPRSALQFFYWMQRQRPGYKHSVDCYVTVLKMLLREREMGKAENLRIAMIKGCTEVEEMERAMEFLFLLHNQGDFKFTLQAYNSLLVMLARLDMVTAAQGVYEDMIKSGIKLVPMTFNTMINALCKHGKVQEAQLVLGKFLQEGWYANTFTYTSFVLGHCRNGNVDQAFRVFRKMQKEEACAPNSVTYTNLINGLFTVGRIEEAFQMLVEMVENGIEPTVHTYTLPITILCERGQLQEARDLLRYMVERGCQPNIHTYTTLINSLCKADRLDEANELFDNIVKQGVRPNVVTYNALIYGLCKKNKVDAAFELLQKMEKSACKPNTQTFNELIDGLCKEEGMHKAMLLFDKMSKMGLSPTPVTFNTLIDGYCKTGNLENAFRLFDMMQKTGCEPNLYTYTELIKGLCRKGMLDRANDLFVNLSEKGLIPNEVTYTALIDGYCKHGQVHKGLKLIAQMKKNGYEPNADTYNALINGLCKDDKLSEADNLFHRMVEDGVVPTVYTYTDLIHAFCKANKMDQAFKLFEEMKNCECEPDAHTYSALIYGRCREGKSVEAELLLGEMEEKGLKLDQVTYNTLIDTNIQAGEINHAFGILRRMIRNKCQPDYLTYHLLMIGLRGVAKSIAREHATLDVNPKVNDIHLPSMLIDKMVEYDCQPTTGTYAVLVAGLCKVGRLYEADKLVQSMRERGLVPNGSINASLAMGYCQEGKSARALKILESMVKNGFELSLSICNAVLTGLYREGNKTKADIFFDDVIISSFSSDEITWTVLIDGLLKEGAIDVCLKLLERMEERGSEPSVQTYSLLTRELFKQDKTMEAKALVDKMMEKGFVMEEALPC